In Candidatus Electrothrix scaldis, the genomic window TGGGCGGTTTTCAGGGACAGGCCACAGATATTGATATCCATGCCAAAGAGATCCTGCGGATGCGGAGCGATTTGAACAGACTGTTGTCTCACCATACCGGCAAGCCGGTCAAAAAAATTGAAAAGGACACAGAGCGGGACAATTTCATGAGCGCTGAAGAGGCTGTTAAATACGGTCTGATTGATAAAGTGCTGGTCCGCCGTGAGGATGCCAAGGAGGATGCGTAATGAGTGACGAAGTTTCAGGCGACTCTGCCGAGATCTGTACCTGTTCCTTCTGTGGCCGGCAGCAAGGAGAGGTAAAAAACCTGATCGCCGGTCCAGACGTCTATATCTGTGATAAATGTATAGAGCTTTGTAATGGTATGGTCAAGGAGCAGAGTGAAGGAGAAGAAAAGGTTGTTGATGCCCCTTCTCCTGCTGTGCTGAAACCCAAGGAAATTCATGCGCATCTGGATGATTATGTCATCGGTCAGGAATATGCCAAACGGGTTTTGTCCGTGGCCGTGCATAACCATTATAAACGGATAGAATCACGTCCTGGTGGAACCTTTGACGATGTGGAAATTCAGAAATCCAACATCATTCTCATTGGCCCGACAGGAAGCGGAAAAACCCTGCTTGCTCAGACCTTGGCTCGCGTTCTCAATGTACCCTTTACCATCGCTGATGCCACCACCCTGACAGAGGCTGGTTATGTAGGTGATGATACAGAAAATATCCTGGTTAACCTGCTCCAGGCCGCTGATGATGATATTGAGCGGGCCCAGCACGGGATTGTCTATATTGACGAAATCGATAAAATCGCCCGAAAATCCGATTCCGCTTCATTAACCCGCGACGTCTCTGGAGAAGGTGTACAGCAGGCCCTGCTGAAAATCATTGAAGGCACTATTGCCTCCATTCCCCCTAAGGGTGGTCGCAAACATCCTCAACAGGACCTGACCAAGATAGATACCAGTAATATTCTCTTTATTGTTGGCGGTGCCTTTGTCGGTCTGGATAGGGTTATCAAGCGTCGCTCAGGAACTAAGGGCATAGGTTTTGGCGCCAAGATAGCATCAGGACCGGAAAAGAGCGTCGGTGAATGGCTGTCCGATGTGCAGTCAGAGGACTTACTCAAATTCGGATTAATTCCAGAACTGCTCGGTCGTCTCCCTGTTATCGCTCCGATGAAAGAGCTGAAAGAGGATGACTTGGTCCGCATCCTGAAAGAACCAAAAAATGCCCTGACCAAACAGTACATGAAGCTGTTTGAACTGGAGGATATCACGCTTCGCTTTACAGAGGGTGCGCTGAAAGAGGCTGCCCGTAAGGCTATGCTCCGCAACTCTGGAGCCCGTGGCCTCCGTGCGGTCATGGAAGAAGCTATGCTTGATGTTATGTACGAGCTTCCTTCCGATGAACATGCCGTTGAATGCGTGATTAACGAACAGGTTATCGCCGATGGCGAATACCCTGTTATACTCTATGATACTGAAGAAAAGAAAACAGCTTAGTCGGATGCTGGAAATAACGGGGAGAAGATCTATTTCTCCCCTCATGGTATCCCTTTCCTCCCCTTCCTTCCTGATTACCTTGAATTATGTTTGATTCTCACGCGAAACGATATCCAGTTATGCCCTTACGGGATGTGGTCATTTTTCCCGGCATGGTTGCCCCATTAGTTGTGGGGCGAAAGAAATCCGCCCGGGCCCTGGAACACGCCATGAAAGAACGCTCCTTGATTCTGCTGGTCACCCAAAAGGACGCCAGTATAGAAGAGCCCGAGCCGGAGCATCTCTATAACTGCGGCGTGCTTGCTTCGGTCATGCAACTTCTGCGCTTACCCGATGGCACGATCAAGGCCCTGATCGAAGGAAAACGCAAAGCTCTTGTTGAGAAATACAGCCAGGATGAGGAATTTTTCTACGCTGATTTACGAGAAGCCGGAGAACTACATACCGACAGTGTGGAACTGCCCGTATACAGTCGCGAGCTGAAGCAAGTCTTTGAGCGCTATGCCAAAATCGAGAAAAACATCCCGGCTGAGGTGCTGAAGTCGGTTACGGCGCTGGAAAATCCATCCCTACGGGTTGATTTAATCTGTTCCCACCTCCGCCTTGGCACTGAAGAAAAGCAGGAGATCCTGGAAATACTTGATCTGCCCAATCGTATTCGTCGAGTCCTGGAAATTCTTTACCGCGAGCTGGAACTGCACGAACTGGAAAAGGACCTTGATATCCGGGTCAAGAAGAAGATGAACGAGAGCCAGCGCCAGTACTATCTCAACGAGAAGGTCAAAGAGATCCAGAGTGAGATGGGTCAAGGCGGAGATGATCTCGATGAACTCCAGGAGGCGCTCAAGCAAAAAGAGCTCCCTGATCCCGTCCGGGAAAAAGCAGAACGGGAGCTCAGCAAACTGCGTTCCATGCCGCCCATGTCGGCGGAAACCACGGTGGTGCGCAATTACCTTGAGACCATTATTGACCTCCCCTGGCTGGAAAAGGACGACGCCAGTATTGACATCGAAGAGGCTGAGGACATCCTCAATCAGGACCATTACGGTCTGAAAAAGCCCAAAGAGCGCATTCTTGAATATCTTGCTGTCCAAAGCCAGGTGCAAAAGCTCAAAGGACCTATTCTCTGCCTGGTTGGTCCTCCTGGCGTGGGCAAGACCTCTGTTTGTAAATCCATTGCCAGGGCGATGAATCGTCAATTTGTCCGCCTCTCTCTGGGTGGTGTGCGGGACGAGGCAGAAATTCGTGGGCACCGCAGAACCTATATAGGCGCTATGCCCGGTAAGATTATTCATTCCATGCAAAGGGCAGAGGTCATCAACCCGGTTTTCTGCCTTGATGAAGTGGATAAGATGAGCGTTGATTTCCGTGGTGACCCCTCATCAGCCCTGCTGGAGGTACTCGACCCGGAACAGAACTACGCTTTTAATGATCATTATCTTGATCTTGATTATGATCTGTCTGAGGTATTTTTTATTGCGACCGCCAATAATCTGCACGGGATTCCCCTGCCCCTGCAGGACCGCATGGAGATCATCCGTCTGAACGGCTACACTGAAGAGGACAAGCTGGAGATTGCGGAACGGTTTCTTATTCCCAAGCAGCTTGAGCAGAACGGCTTTGCAGAGGATGATATTGAGCTTGAGAAACAGGCTGTACTGGAGATCATTCGCCGCTACACCCGAGAGGCCGGGGTGCGTAGTCTGGAGCGAACCATTGCTGCGGTTTGTCGTAAGGTTGCCCGTGATCGCTTGAAAAAGAAGGAGCTGGCTCGCAAGTACCAGCTCTCCGATCAATCGATAACGGAATATCTCGGCGTCCCTAAATACCGTTTTGGCCTCGCTGAAACGCAAGATGCTATTGGTTTGGTGACGGGTCTGGCCTGGACCGAAGTTGGTGGAGAACTACTGCAAATAGAGTCAGTGCTGATGCCAGGGACCGGAAGAATGACCGTGACCGGCAAGCTCGGCGATGTCATGCAGGAATCTGCCCAAGCAGCCCTCTCCTATGTTCGTTCCCGCTCCTTGCGTCTGGGGCTGGACGTGGACTTTTATCAGAAATTGGATATCCACGTTCATATTCCTGAAGGAGCAATTCCCAAGGACGGGCCATCTGCTGGTATTACCATTGCCACCTCCATTGTCTCGGCCCTTCTGAAATATCCGGTTGACCGTCGCCTGGCTATGACCGGTGAAATCACCTTGCGCGGCAGGGTCTTGCCTATTGGAGGTTTGACAGAAAAACTCTTAGCCGCCAAGCGAGGCAATATTACTCATATTCTTTTGCCAGCCGAAAACAAAAGGGACCTTGAAGAGGTTCCACCTAGAATCCGGGAGAGCCTGGACATCGCCTTTGTCGATCATGTTGACGACGTACTGACCAGAGCCTTGCTCTTACCTACAGGAGAGCAGCTTTTCAAAGATGTTCCTATGGAAAGTATTCTGAAAAATGTAGCTCTCTCGTCCCATAATACAACGGTACATCAGTAATCGGTAAAATATGGGCAACCTATGAGCAGCAGCGAGGAGAGACAGTGCTACAAAAAAACATCCTGTTTCTTCCTGATTAAAGGTCACTCTGCATTTTTCACCAGTTTAAATGCATTTTTTATATTGACGCACTTGGTCAAAAATGATATAAAGCCTTCACTGATTTGGGGCGAATAGCTCAGTTGGGAGAGCATCGGCCTTACAAGCCGAGGGTCACAGGTTCGAGCCCTGTTTCGCCCACCAAATTACTTACGGGGTCGTAGTTCAGCTGGTTAGAATGCCGGCCTGTCACGCCGGAGGTCGCGAGTTCGAGTCTCGTCGGCCCCGCCAGTAGTTTTAGGGAGTTAGTGATTTATCGCTAACTTCCTTTTTTATTTATCGAGATTTTTATTTGGGGCGAATAGCTCAGTTGGGAGAGCATCGGCCTTACAAGCCGAGGGTCACAGGTTCGAGCCCTGTTTCGCCCACCAAATTACTTACGGGGTCGTAGTTCAGCTGGTTAGAATGCCGGCCTGTCACGCCGGAGGTCGCGAGTTCGAGTCTCGTCGGCCCCGCCAGTAGTTTTAGGGAGTTAGCGGATTATCCGTTGACTCCCTTTTTTTATTGCTGGGCGCCTGTTATTTCTCCCTCTTCCCAAGCACTTCCACCGCTCCACCCTCTTCCTCAGAGAACGGGCAAAGCTGACGCACCTCCCACCTTTTCCATTACACTCCTACTCCCTCCTACTCTCCTCACCTAAAATCCTGGAACGCTGGTCAAGGCCCCTTCTACATGCTATAATCAGGATTGAAAATTATATAACCCTTCTGGTAAGCAATGGAAATTTTAGGCATCCTCTTTATCATTATAGTATTAGCCTTCCGTTTTGCTGATTTACTCAGCTCAGATCCCTTTGGGGGTATGATCAAATGGATAATGCGCAAGCTAGGCCTCTATGGTGATGAAAAATACCAGGAAGAAGATGATCATTTTACAGGCTCCTACGCTGTCGTCTCACGGCCATTCCAGCAGATTGGAGACTCTTTTCAGGGCCATGTCAAACTCAATGGCGTTGAATGGAAAGCCTTATGCAGGTCTAGTCAGTTGTCAGAGGGAACTCCAGTTATCGTAAAAAATATGTCAAATCTGACGCTGGAAGTCGAGCCGCGATAAATAACGAACTCCCTTTACTCATACTCTGCTCATATTCTGCCCATGAAGACTATCCTTGAAATAAACAACCTGCGGAAAAATTTTGCTGATTTCACGGCAGTGAACGGCATTAGCCTGGAAGCCAAGGCTGGAGAAATCTTCGGCTTCCTGGGGCCAAATGGCGCTGGAAAAACCACCACCATCAAGATCCTTGCGGGTCTGCTGCAAGCAGATAGCGGTAGTGTGACCATCAATGGTAATTCGCTAACCAAACAGCCCCTTCTATGCAAGCAGGATACCGGCTATGTCCCGGATCGTCCCTGGCTCTTTGAGAAACTCACCGGCGGAGAATATCTCAGGTTCGTGGCCAGCCTCTATAATTTACCAGAGGAGCGCTTCAACTCGGCAGCTCCGAGATATCTTGAGATGTTTGATCTCAGCAAATGGCAGGACCACCTCATAGAGAGTTACTCCCACGGGATGCGGCAAAAGCTGATAATGACCTCGGTGTTCATGCTCGACCAGCCCCTCCTGATCATTGACGAGCCTATGGTCGGCCTTGACCCAAAGTCCGCCCGTATCGTCAAAGATCTGTTTAAAAGAAAGGCAGAGGAAGGCCGCACGATTTTTCTCTCCACTCATTCTCTAGAAATCGCGGAGGAGCTCTGTCACCGCATCGCCATTATTACCAACGGCACCCTGCATGTAATCGGGACAATGGAGGAGCTTCGGAAAAAGGCAGGAAAGGAAGAGCAGGATATTGATCTGGAAGAGATATTCCTCCAGCTGACCGGAGCCTGGGAGATGCAGCAGGTTATTGCGGCGTTGAAGAAAGAGTAGGGATTGTCCTCTGTACAGTAGAGGACAAAACAACAAGGAACCTATGCACAACACAGCAGACTATGTTGCATCCATTGTCCGAAGCCCAAGCTCGGATAATGGATTAAGGAGCAGGTTATATGCGGCCTGATACCCCTCAAAGATAAAGGTAACCCCTTGGACACCGGATTCATAACCGGACAGATTTACTCTCCATGCAGGTGGTTCGAGAATGCGGATACCTACTATATTTGAGGACCAATCGGGAAAAGGTGGGACCATTCGGACTCGTCTCCTCTCACCGGCTTCATCAATAAAATGGATGTAATCCTTGGTCATCTCGCCAATCTGTCCAGCACTTGGTCCGATACGGACAATCTTTTGCATTCTCTCCTCCAAATTCGCATGGTCAGCTCCTGACCTCCATTAATATCAGACGGCCTTTCTTCCTTGATTCTAGGCCACCGCCACATCCAGAATATCCACCAGCCTGCCCTGATAGTCATTGCGGATCATCTCCCAGAGGGCGTCGTACTCATTCACGGTAATATTGAGGCTGCTTACAGCCGAGCCCGCAAAACCCGGTATGCTGTACGCCCCGTTCCGGGTCACCGGAACCTTTGTTCCGCTGGCACCCTTGTCCTTCATATCGATGAGCGAAAAGAGGAGCTGTTCCTCGACAAGATCCTGAATTACCCGGATGCGTAGTCGTTCGTCCGCCGAAACCGTACCACCGATGATCACGATGTATGGCACGGCCGCGCTACCTGTGAGAATGCCGGTCTCTGGCGGGTTCGGGTGGCCCAGGCCGGGGACGGCTAGCGGGGTGCGCAGCCTGCGCTGATAGATGCCGGTACGCGGGGTGCCGTGTTCGGTATAATGGGTGGTCACGCTGATGCTGTACTCGTTGTTCCAGGGGTTGGTTTGGGCCGGGATGTCCGGCGCCAACAGAATCTCAGAGTTGGAGATAACGCCGAAAGTGTCCTGTTGGGTCTCGCCGCTCTCCGTGCCCTGGATCATGCAGCTGCAATGCGGGTCTTCCTCATCAAAAAAGAGATTGCTGCCGCTCAGGCGCAGGAGACCGGCCGGGTTGAGCACGTCGGCCAGCTTGAGTTTGGTGTCTTTGGCCGAGTTGATGTGCGGGAGTTTCTCATTCATGGGCAGGCGTTCCATCTGGGCCTGCGTGCGCAGCCTGCGCATAAAATCACGGGTGCCGCTGATGCTCACCTGCAGCATATCCTCATCATCGGGCAGGGGGTCGTCCGGGCTATCCAACCGGCCCTGGGCTGAGACGCGGAAGATAAAGGCATCCGTCAGGGTGACCTGGTTCCCGTTGATCATTTGCCCCTGGATCCACTCCATAATCAGCGGGGCGAGCGAGCTCACCAGATCGGCGTTGTAGTTGGGATGCTCAGTGGAGATATCCACGGCCATTTTGTCATAGCCTGTTATTTCGCGGGGCATGATCTGAATGCGGCAGGAAACGGGTTTGGTGAGTGCGTTGCGTACCGGACGCCAAAGAATAGTAGCCATGAGTATTCTCCTGTAATAAAGGTGGGATAAAAGAGGTAGAATAGTGCTTATTCTGGCAAAGTACGGTGATATTATAGAGTTGTCAATAGAAATATGCGTATCTTCTCAAAATAATGTACAAAAGATGAGTACGGGCACAATTATGGCGGTTGTACTCCCGTGCGACCGAAGATTACACTCTAGTACAACGATAGGTTTAACTGGAGTGTAATGGTGCGTTACACTAGAGTACAACGGTAGATTGCACTAGGGTACGACGGTAAGTTAGACTAGAGTACAATGGTGAGTTGTGCGAGAGTGCAATGGTGGGTTGTACGGGAGTGCTTTTGGGAAGGTTGCGGGGTTGTTTATGAAGAGAGAGCGGAAAAGAAACTCTCTCGGATTCGAGAGTAGTTGATCTGGATAACTTTTTGTAATTTTCCTATTGACACAAAAGGCATTCTCCATAACATAGTTAATGTTTATGTTGAAGTTATGGGATATATTCCTACTTACAGTAGAGATCTCCACTTATTATAAACGAGTCCCCAAAAGGTAAAAAATGTCTGAACGAGAATCAACAAGATATCACAATATTGATTTTATAAAACATGAACTTGGATTTACGCAGCTAGGAAATAGTGCAGTATTTAAAAAGGGTGTATCATATCTACTTTCTCCTGCTGTTTCCCAAGGCGAGCATCATAAATTTTGGATTGATATTCGTGAAGCCAATTTAAACAAACTTGATCCTCAAAAAACCGTATTTCTACCAAGAATTGTTCCAGATTTATTCTTGTGCATACACCTTAATAATCTTAGTTCGTTGTTACTTCCTGAATTAGGGGAAAGCCGATCACATTCTGGCAACGTTTGGGGTATATACATGAACTTTCAAAAAGCACAAATGAAGATGACTCTGTATTCAAAACGAGATTCATTAAAAAAAGTTGATACGGAGGTTTTTTCAAAAAAAACAGTTATTGATAAACTCAACAGTATTATATGAATATAGAGCAGTTCAAATAAGGCTTCCTCTCCGCTTGGCACTCTTTGCCTCTAGGTCACCCCTCCCCATCCCCCTGCAAATCAAGAGCAATAAGATTCGCATACATCCCCTGCTGAGCCATCAGCTCCTCATGGCTCCCCTGCTCCACAATCCTTCCCTGGTCCATCACCACAATCCTGTCCGCCCGCCGAACTGTGGAGAGGCGATGGGCAATGATAATGGAAGTGCGCCCGGCAAAACTGGCCTCCAAGGCCTGCTCCAGCAGGTTCTCTGCCTCAGTATCCACCGAGGAAGTCGCCTCATCCAGAATAAGCACAGCTGGCTTACGGCATAAGATACGGGCAAAGGCAAGCAGCTGTTTCTCGCCCGAGGAGAGCTCAAGCCCGCCTTCGCCGATGCGGGTGTCCAATCCCTGAGGGAGACGGTCAACAAAAGACCCCATGCCAGTTAAAGCCAGTATAGATTCAACATCAATTCGCTCCAGACCCGTTTCCAGACTGATATTCGCCAAGACCGTATCCGGTTCAATCAAGACATCCTGCAACACTAGCCCGACTTTCCGCCGCAGGTCTGCTACGGCATAGCTCCGCAGATCATGCCCGTCCAGGAGGATTCGCCCCTGACTGGGATCATAGAACCTGGCGAGCAGACTAATCAAGGTTGACTTGCCAGCACCGGTGGACCCAACCAGGGCCAGCGTTTCTCCGGCCTTGATCTGTAAATCAATCTTCCGCAGCACCCCCTGCTCATCTTCCTCCACATCTTTTCCTTCAGCTTGTGCAGGAACAGATCCTCCCTGCCTCTTACTGGCCTCCTCCTGGTAAGAGAAAGTGACCTGCTCAAAACGAATTTCCCCTTTGACCTCATCAATACATACTGGCTGTTCCGGGGAATGAATAGTGCTCTTTGCGTCAAGAAGCTGGAAAATACGCTCTGCCGAGGCCAAGGCGGACTGGACAATGGAGTATTTCTGGGAGAGATCACGCATGGGCTGAAAAAACAGCCGCATATAGGAAAAAAAGGCGACAAACTCACCTATGGTTAGCTGTCGGTGCAGAACCTTAGCACCGCCGTACCAAAGAATCACCACCATTGCAAAGGTGGACAGAAACTCACTCAGGGGCATAAAAAAACCGAAGAGACGTACCTGGGCCAGGGTGCGTTGCATAAACTCATTATTGAGGACATCAAAGCGATTTCTGCTCCCCATTTCCCGCCCGTATAGCTGAATCAGACCCACAGCGGAGATGCTCTCCTGAAGGAAAGAGTTCACAACAGCTAACTGACTCCGTACAGCCCGAAACTGCTCTCTTGCCAGCCGGGAAAAGCCCAAGGTGACCACCAGGGCAAGAGGCAAAAAGAGGGCCATGACAGCAGCAAGGCGGAGATTGATAAAGGCCAGTGCCACCAGGATACCCAGGAGTTTCAGAAGATCATTCAACAGCGTCACCATCACTGAGGTAAACATCTCGTGCATATTCTGAATATCGTTGGTCAGGCGGGTCACAAGTCGCCCTACCGGATGACGGTGAAAGAAGGAGAGATCGAGCCCAAGAAAATGGCCATACAGATCATTGCGCAGGCGATGCATAATGGCCTGCCCGATGTACTCCAGCAGCATCACCTGAACAAATCCGCCGCCAAAGGCCAGAAGCACGGCGCCGCCATAGATCAGCGCCAAATGGGTTAGGCCAGCAATACGCGCCTCAGCCTCCAGGTCAGCCACAGCGATGTACTGATCTATGCCCAATTGCATGAGACGCGGTAGAGCCAAGGTAGCGACCGTAATGATAAGAGAGAGGAGAATACTTAACAGGAGTCCTGCCCTATGAGCGCGACAATAGCTGAGAATGCGCCGCCAGATTCGAAAATCGGAAACCTTGCCGACACTGCCCTCTTCAAAATAACCATAGTTGCGCATCACGCCCTCCCCTGCTGCTTCCGGGCCATAGCCTGATAAAATGCGTTTTGTCGCAGCAATTTTTCATGATCCTCAATCGCCACTATCCTCCCCTGATCAAGAAGCACCACCACATCAGTACCAGAAAGCAATTTCAGGCGATGAGAAACAATGAGCACGATTTTGCCAGCAGCGCGGGCACGAATACCAGCAAAGACCTGTTGTTCTGTTTCCACATCCAGGGCTGAGAGGGCATCGTCAATGATGAGGACAGGTCGGTCTGCTAACAGGGCACGGGCAATAGCCAAACGCTGCTTTTGCCCCCCGGAAAGACGCAGGCCCCGTTCGCCGATTCTGGTTTGATACCCCTTTTCCATCGCCAGGATCTCTGTATGCAGTCCAGCCAGTTCAGCAACCGCCTCAATCTCCTTTTGTGGGGCATGCGGGACCGCGAGGCTGATATTCTCCGCCAAAGTAGCGGAGAAAAGGACCGGGTTCTGGCTCACATAGCTAATCTGTCCCCGGACCAATGTCGGGGCAAGGCAATTTACATCCTGATCAGCAAAGAGAATCATATCGTCCGACACCGGGTACTGCCTGGTCAGCAAACGGCAGAGGGTGGATTTTCCAGAGCCTGTTCTGCCTGCAATGCCCAGGATGCCCGGTTCCAGCTCCAGATTCACCCCAGTCAGTGTAGGAGACTTGGCTCCTGCATATGAAAATTCCAGCTTTTGCAGAGTAATCAACGGTTCCAGAGCAAAGCGCTCTGTAAAATCTTTTCCTGCTATCTCGGTTTGCTCAGACACCTGCAAACTGCCCTCAAGCTGAGACTGCGCTGCCAGCAAACGATGGATGCGGGCAAGGGAGGTAAAACCACGCTGGGCGATATTGGTCACCCAGCCCACAGCCATCATGGGCCAAATCAGCATATAGAGATAATGGACAAAGGCGACAAAGCCCCCCAGAGTTATCGCTTCAGCAATGACCAGCTTGCCACCATAATAGAGGATCAGCATCATCCCCAGATTGCCCACTAAAACAGATATAGGGAAAAGGAGCCCCTGGACCACCGCCACCTTAATATTTGCAGCAACATATTGCTCTCCCAGTTCTGCAAAGGCCTTTTTCTGCTGCTGCTCCCGGGTATAGCCCTTGATCAGGCGGATAGCGACCATACTGTTGCGGGCGAATTCCGTAATCAGACCAAAGGAATGCTGTACCTGGTCAAAGCGAACATGGAGCTTACCGGAGAGAAACCAGGCACTGATCCCCAGAAGGGGTAAGGGGAGAATCGCCATCAGGGTCAGGAAGGGATTGATGGAAACCATCAAAGCCAAAGCGGCCACAGAGATCACCAGGGCATCGGCGGCCGCAACCATCCCCATACCTGTAGCCATCTGCACGGCATTGAGATCATTAGACGCATGAGCCATGATATCCCCAGGTGGGTGCTTATCAAAAAAGGCTCTGTCCATATCAAGGACATGGGAAAATAAACGAGCACGCAGCATGGCCTCCAGACGCCGGGAGAATCCTATAATCAACACTCTCCAGGCAAAACGGAGGGCCAAAATACAGAGAGCTGTGAGCAGAAGAAAACCACCTATCTGGAGAAGAGCGCTGGTACTTGCGGTGCCGTCTTTCAGGATATCAACAGCCTTTTTCAAATACAGGGGAATGGTCAGCTGTAAAAAATCCACAAC contains:
- the clpX gene encoding ATP-dependent Clp protease ATP-binding subunit ClpX, translated to MSDEVSGDSAEICTCSFCGRQQGEVKNLIAGPDVYICDKCIELCNGMVKEQSEGEEKVVDAPSPAVLKPKEIHAHLDDYVIGQEYAKRVLSVAVHNHYKRIESRPGGTFDDVEIQKSNIILIGPTGSGKTLLAQTLARVLNVPFTIADATTLTEAGYVGDDTENILVNLLQAADDDIERAQHGIVYIDEIDKIARKSDSASLTRDVSGEGVQQALLKIIEGTIASIPPKGGRKHPQQDLTKIDTSNILFIVGGAFVGLDRVIKRRSGTKGIGFGAKIASGPEKSVGEWLSDVQSEDLLKFGLIPELLGRLPVIAPMKELKEDDLVRILKEPKNALTKQYMKLFELEDITLRFTEGALKEAARKAMLRNSGARGLRAVMEEAMLDVMYELPSDEHAVECVINEQVIADGEYPVILYDTEEKKTA
- the lon gene encoding endopeptidase La; amino-acid sequence: MPLRDVVIFPGMVAPLVVGRKKSARALEHAMKERSLILLVTQKDASIEEPEPEHLYNCGVLASVMQLLRLPDGTIKALIEGKRKALVEKYSQDEEFFYADLREAGELHTDSVELPVYSRELKQVFERYAKIEKNIPAEVLKSVTALENPSLRVDLICSHLRLGTEEKQEILEILDLPNRIRRVLEILYRELELHELEKDLDIRVKKKMNESQRQYYLNEKVKEIQSEMGQGGDDLDELQEALKQKELPDPVREKAERELSKLRSMPPMSAETTVVRNYLETIIDLPWLEKDDASIDIEEAEDILNQDHYGLKKPKERILEYLAVQSQVQKLKGPILCLVGPPGVGKTSVCKSIARAMNRQFVRLSLGGVRDEAEIRGHRRTYIGAMPGKIIHSMQRAEVINPVFCLDEVDKMSVDFRGDPSSALLEVLDPEQNYAFNDHYLDLDYDLSEVFFIATANNLHGIPLPLQDRMEIIRLNGYTEEDKLEIAERFLIPKQLEQNGFAEDDIELEKQAVLEIIRRYTREAGVRSLERTIAAVCRKVARDRLKKKELARKYQLSDQSITEYLGVPKYRFGLAETQDAIGLVTGLAWTEVGGELLQIESVLMPGTGRMTVTGKLGDVMQESAQAALSYVRSRSLRLGLDVDFYQKLDIHVHIPEGAIPKDGPSAGITIATSIVSALLKYPVDRRLAMTGEITLRGRVLPIGGLTEKLLAAKRGNITHILLPAENKRDLEEVPPRIRESLDIAFVDHVDDVLTRALLLPTGEQLFKDVPMESILKNVALSSHNTTVHQ
- a CDS encoding NfeD family protein, whose product is MEILGILFIIIVLAFRFADLLSSDPFGGMIKWIMRKLGLYGDEKYQEEDDHFTGSYAVVSRPFQQIGDSFQGHVKLNGVEWKALCRSSQLSEGTPVIVKNMSNLTLEVEPR
- a CDS encoding ABC transporter ATP-binding protein, encoding MKTILEINNLRKNFADFTAVNGISLEAKAGEIFGFLGPNGAGKTTTIKILAGLLQADSGSVTINGNSLTKQPLLCKQDTGYVPDRPWLFEKLTGGEYLRFVASLYNLPEERFNSAAPRYLEMFDLSKWQDHLIESYSHGMRQKLIMTSVFMLDQPLLIIDEPMVGLDPKSARIVKDLFKRKAEEGRTIFLSTHSLEIAEELCHRIAIITNGTLHVIGTMEELRKKAGKEEQDIDLEEIFLQLTGAWEMQQVIAALKKE
- a CDS encoding ABC transporter ATP-binding protein — translated: MRNYGYFEEGSVGKVSDFRIWRRILSYCRAHRAGLLLSILLSLIITVATLALPRLMQLGIDQYIAVADLEAEARIAGLTHLALIYGGAVLLAFGGGFVQVMLLEYIGQAIMHRLRNDLYGHFLGLDLSFFHRHPVGRLVTRLTNDIQNMHEMFTSVMVTLLNDLLKLLGILVALAFINLRLAAVMALFLPLALVVTLGFSRLAREQFRAVRSQLAVVNSFLQESISAVGLIQLYGREMGSRNRFDVLNNEFMQRTLAQVRLFGFFMPLSEFLSTFAMVVILWYGGAKVLHRQLTIGEFVAFFSYMRLFFQPMRDLSQKYSIVQSALASAERIFQLLDAKSTIHSPEQPVCIDEVKGEIRFEQVTFSYQEEASKRQGGSVPAQAEGKDVEEDEQGVLRKIDLQIKAGETLALVGSTGAGKSTLISLLARFYDPSQGRILLDGHDLRSYAVADLRRKVGLVLQDVLIEPDTVLANISLETGLERIDVESILALTGMGSFVDRLPQGLDTRIGEGGLELSSGEKQLLAFARILCRKPAVLILDEATSSVDTEAENLLEQALEASFAGRTSIIIAHRLSTVRRADRIVVMDQGRIVEQGSHEELMAQQGMYANLIALDLQGDGEG
- a CDS encoding ABC transporter ATP-binding protein gives rise to the protein MTSQEADPSDQSSEPGKPSLAILLALLKPFFARYRYRLLLGFLALLVVDFLQLTIPLYLKKAVDILKDGTASTSALLQIGGFLLLTALCILALRFAWRVLIIGFSRRLEAMLRARLFSHVLDMDRAFFDKHPPGDIMAHASNDLNAVQMATGMGMVAAADALVISVAALALMVSINPFLTLMAILPLPLLGISAWFLSGKLHVRFDQVQHSFGLITEFARNSMVAIRLIKGYTREQQQKKAFAELGEQYVAANIKVAVVQGLLFPISVLVGNLGMMLILYYGGKLVIAEAITLGGFVAFVHYLYMLIWPMMAVGWVTNIAQRGFTSLARIHRLLAAQSQLEGSLQVSEQTEIAGKDFTERFALEPLITLQKLEFSYAGAKSPTLTGVNLELEPGILGIAGRTGSGKSTLCRLLTRQYPVSDDMILFADQDVNCLAPTLVRGQISYVSQNPVLFSATLAENISLAVPHAPQKEIEAVAELAGLHTEILAMEKGYQTRIGERGLRLSGGQKQRLAIARALLADRPVLIIDDALSALDVETEQQVFAGIRARAAGKIVLIVSHRLKLLSGTDVVVLLDQGRIVAIEDHEKLLRQNAFYQAMARKQQGRA